In Egicoccus sp. AB-alg2, a single genomic region encodes these proteins:
- a CDS encoding MlaE family ABC transporter permease, whose protein sequence is MPSVKAGVQQLGGVASMGVDGMFAVRRGFPFGEFVQQCWFIAKVTMVPVVLISIPFGVILALHVGSFARQLGAESSVGAAMVLGIVREAAPVATALLIAGAGGSAMTADLGSRRIRNELDAMEVMGVDPVHRLVLPRLFAAALVAVLLNGLVSAAGILGGWVMAVPVQGGTSGAYFSSFTELAHLPDLWSAMIKATLFGYLAAAISCWYGYSAHGGPKAVGDAVNRAVVLTFIVLFFVNFVLTALYFQLVPPKV, encoded by the coding sequence ATGCCCAGCGTGAAGGCGGGTGTGCAACAGCTCGGCGGCGTCGCGTCGATGGGCGTCGACGGCATGTTCGCGGTGCGCAGGGGCTTCCCGTTCGGCGAATTCGTCCAGCAGTGCTGGTTCATCGCCAAGGTCACGATGGTCCCGGTCGTGCTGATCTCCATCCCGTTCGGGGTCATCCTCGCCCTGCACGTCGGCTCGTTCGCCCGGCAGCTCGGCGCGGAGAGCTCGGTCGGCGCGGCGATGGTGCTCGGCATCGTGCGCGAGGCCGCGCCGGTCGCCACGGCGCTGCTGATCGCCGGGGCCGGCGGCTCGGCCATGACGGCCGACCTCGGCTCACGACGCATCCGCAACGAGCTCGACGCCATGGAGGTCATGGGCGTCGACCCGGTGCACCGCCTGGTGCTGCCACGGCTGTTCGCCGCCGCCCTCGTCGCCGTGCTGCTCAACGGGCTCGTGTCGGCCGCCGGCATCCTCGGCGGCTGGGTGATGGCCGTCCCGGTCCAGGGCGGGACCAGCGGGGCCTACTTCTCCTCGTTCACCGAGCTCGCCCACCTGCCCGACCTGTGGTCGGCGATGATCAAGGCGACCCTGTTCGGCTACCTCGCCGCGGCCATCTCCTGCTGGTACGGCTACAGCGCCCACGGCGGGCCCAAGGCGGTCGGCGACGCGGTCAACCGTGCGGTCGTGCTGACCTTCATCGTGCTGTTCTTCGTGAACTTCGTGCTGACGGCGCTGTACTTCCAGCTCGTCCCGCCGAAGGTCTGA
- a CDS encoding ABC transporter permease, which translates to MAATDPGFTPGAHQPGLTPRADVRALRAVSRPLRPFEEFTDQLRFWGEALSALPFSLKWWRKVILPQISDVVVGAGGFIVGGGMLFVIASLAFFTGTQVGLQGVAGLEQIGAQAYVGLVSSFANVREITPLIAGVALAAKVGAGYTAELGAMRISEEIDAAEVIGVRPIPYLVSTRIWAALIPTIPLYLLALFSAFFATRLIVTGFYTISPGAYDTRLALFLPVIDIVYSVAKAIVFVIVVVLIHTYYGFYAKGGPAGVGVAVGRAIRASITAVVILNMVLSLAFWAAGGETIRIAG; encoded by the coding sequence GTGGCCGCCACCGACCCCGGTTTCACCCCCGGTGCCCACCAACCCGGTCTCACCCCCCGCGCAGACGTCCGCGCCCTGCGTGCGGTGTCCCGGCCGCTGCGGCCCTTCGAGGAGTTCACCGACCAGCTGCGGTTCTGGGGCGAAGCACTGTCCGCGCTGCCGTTCAGCCTCAAGTGGTGGCGCAAGGTCATCCTGCCGCAGATCTCGGACGTCGTCGTCGGTGCCGGCGGGTTCATCGTCGGTGGCGGGATGCTGTTCGTCATCGCCTCGCTGGCGTTCTTCACCGGCACGCAGGTCGGCCTGCAGGGCGTCGCCGGCCTCGAGCAGATCGGCGCGCAGGCCTACGTCGGCCTGGTCAGCTCGTTCGCGAACGTGCGTGAGATCACACCGCTGATCGCCGGCGTGGCGCTGGCCGCCAAGGTCGGGGCCGGCTACACCGCCGAGCTGGGCGCCATGCGGATCAGCGAGGAGATCGACGCCGCCGAGGTCATCGGCGTACGCCCGATCCCCTACCTGGTCTCCACGCGCATCTGGGCGGCGCTGATCCCCACCATCCCGCTCTACCTCCTGGCGCTGTTCAGCGCCTTCTTCGCGACGCGCCTCATCGTCACCGGCTTCTACACGATCTCGCCCGGCGCCTACGACACGCGGCTGGCGCTGTTCCTGCCCGTGATCGACATCGTCTACAGCGTGGCCAAGGCGATCGTCTTCGTGATCGTGGTGGTGCTGATCCACACCTACTACGGCTTCTACGCCAAGGGTGGCCCGGCCGGCGTCGGGGTCGCGGTCGGCCGTGCGATCCGGGCCAGCATCACGGCCGTCGTCATCCTGAACATGGTGCTGTCGCTGGCCTTCTGGGCCGCGGGCGGCGAGACGATCCGGATCGCCGGATGA
- a CDS encoding MlaD family protein, translated as MTGRFARLRPTRPLDPVLQRRVVGTATVVLVLALATLVLDWRYAPPRDSYQVTALLGTAGSGVGEGTDVKVRGVNVGRVDRVRYEDGRAYADLTLDPHPRLPGPDQLELVVTAKTLLGEKQLELSFPDEAYDRPPYLAAGDVLEAAREPTELSEVLDVMEPFLAAIDERELATIVDVLGDQRGEGEAFARNLELGQRLAAFGDRTAPDALDRMRDLTLVADAFADAAPDLTRLNRALPEATGVLTERQADLRANLDAVSRFARTLDRTLDAEEAAISDFLVTQQPVGDVLERNQDQLGSLVEGMSLYARALGSGGTLLDDGTEWAGFRIFVDPERSFDPVKLLCLELEEVFGEDAPAQCEDRR; from the coding sequence ATGACGGGCCGGTTCGCGCGCCTGCGGCCGACACGGCCGCTCGACCCGGTCCTGCAGCGCCGCGTCGTCGGCACCGCCACCGTGGTGCTGGTCCTCGCGCTGGCCACCCTGGTGCTCGACTGGCGCTACGCCCCGCCGCGCGACTCCTACCAGGTCACCGCGCTGCTCGGCACGGCCGGCAGCGGCGTGGGCGAGGGCACCGACGTGAAGGTCCGCGGCGTCAACGTCGGTCGGGTCGACCGGGTCCGCTACGAGGACGGCCGCGCCTACGCCGACCTCACGCTCGACCCCCACCCGCGCCTGCCTGGCCCCGACCAACTGGAGCTGGTGGTCACGGCCAAGACGCTGCTGGGCGAGAAGCAGTTGGAGCTGTCGTTCCCGGACGAGGCCTACGACCGCCCGCCGTACCTGGCCGCGGGTGACGTGCTGGAGGCCGCACGCGAGCCGACGGAGCTGTCCGAGGTGCTGGACGTGATGGAGCCGTTCCTGGCCGCCATCGACGAACGCGAGCTCGCCACCATCGTGGACGTGCTGGGCGATCAGCGCGGCGAGGGCGAGGCCTTCGCCCGCAACCTCGAGCTCGGCCAGCGGCTGGCGGCCTTCGGTGACCGGACCGCCCCCGACGCGCTCGACCGGATGCGGGACCTGACCCTCGTCGCCGACGCCTTCGCGGACGCGGCACCGGACCTCACCCGCCTGAACCGCGCCCTGCCCGAGGCGACGGGCGTGCTGACCGAACGCCAGGCCGACCTGCGCGCCAACCTCGACGCGGTCTCCCGGTTCGCGCGGACCCTCGACCGCACCCTCGACGCCGAGGAGGCGGCGATCAGCGACTTCCTCGTCACGCAGCAGCCGGTGGGTGACGTGCTCGAGCGCAACCAGGACCAGCTCGGCTCGCTGGTGGAGGGCATGTCGCTGTACGCGCGGGCGCTCGGCAGCGGCGGCACGTTGCTGGACGACGGCACCGAATGGGCCGGCTTCCGGATCTTCGTCGACCCGGAGCGCTCGTTCGACCCGGTCAAGCTGCTGTGCCTGGAGCTCGAGGAGGTCTTCGGCGAGGACGCGCCCGCGCAGTGCGAGGACCGGCGATGA
- a CDS encoding MCE family protein produces the protein MNARHPLPKFVVFALVCLGFTAWLVVMIGNISFESRLTYAADFGDVQGLLVNDDVKVAGVTVGKVTGIEHLPGGRARVSFSVRDQVSLPSDSTVTVRWRNVLGLRFLYVEPGSGGEVVAAGHVFPLEQTRAPADLGSLLQRLAPFMQALDPRLQNELLQGLSEGLVGNEQEVRSLIAQGAELTTAIAGRDAEIDSLLRNSATVLDAYAAREQELRGLLDSFAEVSSTLAERNDELERAIMALADGQEELQRLVDTNRGEIEGGIDALEDLTTVLAADREGLERALETSPRGLVSYHLMSRTGQWFNIRAVGASVADTVVSTERGAAYPRAGGRSSRSSGAALSELFGGGR, from the coding sequence ATGAACGCGCGCCACCCGCTGCCGAAGTTCGTCGTGTTCGCGCTCGTGTGCCTCGGCTTCACCGCCTGGCTGGTCGTCATGATCGGCAACATCTCCTTCGAGTCGCGCCTGACCTACGCGGCCGACTTCGGCGACGTGCAGGGCCTGCTGGTCAACGACGACGTCAAGGTCGCGGGCGTGACCGTCGGCAAGGTCACCGGCATCGAGCACCTGCCCGGCGGTCGCGCCCGGGTGTCGTTCAGCGTGCGTGACCAGGTGTCGCTGCCCAGCGACAGCACCGTCACCGTCCGGTGGCGCAACGTGCTCGGGTTGCGGTTCCTGTACGTCGAGCCCGGCAGCGGTGGCGAGGTGGTGGCGGCCGGGCACGTGTTCCCGCTCGAGCAGACCCGCGCTCCGGCCGACCTCGGCTCGCTGCTGCAGCGCCTGGCGCCGTTCATGCAGGCCCTCGACCCACGCCTGCAGAACGAGTTGCTGCAAGGCCTGTCCGAGGGGCTGGTCGGCAACGAGCAGGAGGTCCGCTCGCTGATCGCGCAGGGCGCCGAGCTCACGACCGCGATCGCCGGCCGTGATGCGGAGATCGACTCCCTGCTGCGCAACTCGGCCACGGTGCTCGACGCCTACGCCGCTCGCGAACAGGAGCTGCGCGGGCTCCTGGACAGCTTCGCCGAGGTGTCCTCCACCCTCGCCGAACGCAACGACGAACTCGAGCGCGCCATCATGGCCCTGGCCGACGGACAGGAGGAGCTGCAGCGGCTGGTCGACACCAACCGTGGCGAGATCGAGGGCGGCATCGACGCGCTGGAGGACCTGACCACCGTCCTGGCGGCGGATCGTGAGGGCCTGGAACGTGCGCTGGAGACCTCGCCGCGCGGCCTGGTCAGCTACCACCTGATGTCGCGCACCGGGCAGTGGTTCAACATCCGCGCCGTGGGCGCGTCGGTGGCCGACACCGTCGTGTCCACCGAGCGCGGGGCCGCCTACCCGCGTGCGGGCGGGCGCTCGTCACGGTCCTCCGGCGCGGCCCTGTCCGAGCTGTTCGGCGGGGGTCGCTGA